One Nostoc sp. CENA543 genomic window, ACTACCAGAAAGACACAACTGCATCAGTCTTTGATCTGCATTGGGTGCGGGAGTAACAATCACTTCTTGACCGTTAATGATGTGAAATATACCCACACCCTTCATTGCAACTATCGTTTCCTGTGGGGACACTTGCAGATATTCTCTAGGCTGAGAAGGTTCAACATATCCCAGACTACTATTTTTAACTGTAACAGCAATATCACAGTCTGTATCAGCTTCCAATAACTCTGGTAAAACGAGATTGGAATGTATACCTAAACCATACGCCCAGTATTTATACATTTTGACATGATTTTTGATATATGCAATGCAACACCAAGAGACAACTGTAGATAAATCTCAGTTGCTCTTGGGGCTTGTGATAGCTATGATTGAAACACGTTCATACCAAACTCTCCAAAATCAAGCTACAGATGCAAGTCTGCACCACCAAACTACATCTGACGTGCTTAATTTTGGATAGGGAATCGGTATCAGTCTAGGAAGTTTGTCTGGGGATAAAATTAGCGAGTCATCCTCAGACAGATTCCTCTAAGCGTCACTTACACCAGCAACGCCAAAGTCATCAGATGCGCCTAGTTTTTTGGGCTTTACTTGTTCTGTGATGGCTTCAACATTACCGTAGACAGTGACAGTAGGTGCTGTCCAAACTTTCTTATTCATGAACTCTACTCCTGTTTGTAGATTAAGTGAATTTGCACGCTAATTAGGGAAACACGCTCATCATCATAGGGATGTGCGATACCTTAGTCAAGCTATCCTAGTTAGATATAACTAGGGGTCGCTTACACCTGGAACACCGAAATCGTCAGAACTGCCCAATTTTTTGGGTTTGACTTGCTCTGTAATGGCTTCGATGTTGCCATAAATTTTGACAGCAGGGGCTGTCCAAACTTTCTTATTCATTGCATAAGTTCCTCAAAAGTGAGTGACTTTGTTAATCACTAGAGGTTTTAAATAAAACCCCTAGTGGCTAATTCGTAATTTTTCATGTTTCTCCTGAGAGTGAATGTATTACTAGATTGCGGTCACTCCTGATTGCTTAATCCATAAAGCTAAGTTGACAGCAACGAAAATATCTACTGATTCTGCATCTGCGGTATTAGGTTCAGCAATATAACGAGAATATGCTGTTTTAAGGGCAGGTATATTTACATACTTTTCTATCAGATGCGGCTCTTGAAAAATAACTTGCTCTAGAGTGGCTTTTTCATCTTCCAAAAGTCTCAGACGGAAGTTAGCACCAAGATTACCTTTACCTTGTCGCCACTGTACTTCCCTGGGTAAAATTCCTTCCATTGCTCTGCGTAAAATTGAGCGTGTCCAGCCTTTGTGGAGTTTTTGACTGGAGGGGATAGCTAGACAAAATTCGATCAAACGGCGATCGCAAAATGGATGACGAGCTTCTAAACCAAAGGCGGCTGCGGTTTTATCTAACCATTGCAAAGCATAGCGCACTGAGCCATTATTCAGTGATAACCAATGTGCTTCCCTCGCAGAAATGGAAGACTTTTGATCCATTAAAGATTTCACTGTTTCGCTTTGAATACGTTCCGCCATCTTTACTTGTTGGGCAAAGTCTGGATTGAGTAAGCTGAGAGACTCTGTTAAATAATTATCTGCTTGGTAATTACCGCGTACTTTTTGGATGACTCCCACAATTGATTCTGGAACAACCGACTTCAAACCGTAGTTCCAAAAGACATGACGGGTTGATTTTCGCCATACCTTAGCTAGCGTCTTACTTTCTTCGAGCAGTTTCAGCCATTGGAAAGAAGCAGCTAACTCCGATAAATATTGAAATCCATAAGTAATAGTGGTATCACCATCAATACCTGTGAATAGGACTCGCACATTCTGCTCAGATGCAGCTTTAAATACAGCCCAATCCATATAGAAATTTGGTGCGGGGATGGGTTCTTCACCATGCCAATAAACTTGATCTACATCCATCAAAGGACTTAATTGATCTGCATGGACGTGGTGAGGTTGATAGCCATCTTGGGCTAAAACCGCCGCCATGTAAGGACGTTCATCAATTTTGGGTGAGATTTCCGCCAGACTCGGAAAAATAGCTGAGAAGGTATGTAATTTGTGTCTACCTCCGGGGGCTAATAGTTGTCTAGCAGTACAAGCAATCGATGAGGAATCTAAACCACCACTGAGGGTAGAACCGATAGGGAAAGCACTCCGCAATCGACAGTTGACAGCTTCAATAAAAATTTCTCGAAAAGCTTCTACATACTGCTCATCTGAAGATAATCGGATTTCATAGTTGAGATCAGGAGACCAATAAGATTTAATTTCAGTCCGATGGGGATTGATAGTTAAACTTTCTGCTGCCCTAAGTTCTCGAATTTCACTATAAAATGAATCTTCTTTACGACCACAAAAGAGGATTTTTGCCAGATAATCTGCAACCATTGCTTCGTTAATCTGACAAGGGACACCAGGAAAGGTCAACAAAGCTTTAATTTCAGAGGCGAAGATCAGCGTTTGCCCAAACCTGTAGTAATACAAGGGTTTAACTCCCATTGCATCCCTAGCGCAAAATAGCTGCTGCTGACGCTGATCCCAAATAGCAAAGGCAAAATCACCAATTAGATATCTGGGACAATGTTCACCCCATTTTTCGTAGGCAGCCAATATCAAATAACTATCTGTAACTTTTTCGGCGGGATAATGCTGGATTTGCAATGCAGAGATTAGTTCATCGCGGTTATCAATTCTGACATCGGCTGTGAGAACTAAATTCCCGGTGGAATTGAGCATGGGTAACTTCTCCTGCAAAGACTCAGGAGTAGTCCACAACATTCGATGACCCAAACCGATAGACCCAGAAAACCAGATATCAGCCCCATCTAGACCACGATGAGCGATCGCATCTACCATCAGGGTGAGTTGTTCACGGTCTACTGGTTTTCCATTGAGATGGTAGATCCCCACAATCCCACTCATAATAAACTCCTCGGCAAAGTTGGCAAGGGTGTATAGGATGAAAGATTACTCAAATAGCCTATGACTACTTTTCCTTGGTGTTCTAGCCAAGCATGAGCTTTGAGTTTTCCTTCCTCATCTTTGGTAACTCCTATGCGGAGTTCCGGTGCATCACCCCGTTGATTCATCAAAACTTGGCAAGTCAAAGCACGGGCTAAACACTTAGCTCCCGGTATAAAATTAGTGCTGACATCAACAGCCCAAATAATTTTATGCACAGGAGTTAGCGACGCTTTAGGGTTTGGTTGACCTATCCTATCTAGAATCCGTCTTAAGGTGCTAAATGGTAGTAACCACAATCCCCCATTGACTAACCCTAATAAAATCAAAGTCTTAATCAACAAATAGCGATTGCAATTACTAAGGCGCAAAAATTTAAACAGGCGCGTCATTATTAATATTGATCAATCCCTTAGCCGCTAAATCTTCTAGTAGAACCCTAACTTCGCGATCGCATATTTCCGGTTCTACCTCATACTCCGCCAATAAAGCCGCTTGAATTTCCTTCACCGTTTTGGGAACTTGAATCAGATTCCAGACGCTAGCCCCTACTTGATTCAAACCATAATAAACTCCTGATTTGATATCCAGTATGACTGCTTCCCCCTGTAGTTCTGAGTAAACCTGCTCTTTACTCGCCTCTACCCTGGAATGCTCAGATATTATTAGCTGTGCTGACATTTTTATTCCAGTGAAATTACTTACATCTAGCCTTGATTAATCTCTCGATAATATATAACACCTCATAGTAAACACTGCCATATTCAAGCAGTATCTTTACTCATTGTTTTTATAAACTCTAACTTTATGAAGTTCCCATAAAGAGAATATCAAAAATCATATGGTTTTTGTAAGTAAGCAATGTCAAATCTGCCAACCAGAAGTGTTTACAGCCGGAGTGTCTGTTCAGAAACTTCTCGTTTTCGTCAATATATCTTATGGAAGATATACGTATTAAATTTAACACATTGCTAAGATGTAAAAATACATTAGCAAAATTTAGTTAATGTATATAAATAACATTACCTGTATTAGCGAGATTATACGTTTTCATACTCTTATATACTATTTTGTTCATGTTTATTCAAGATATCCAATATCACGCACAGCAAAAGAATCATCACAACAAGAATCTCGCTGCAATCATCACCTACTTTGTAATTGGAGATACTTATGATGATGATTTAAAACTTGAATGAGAGGTTTTACAGCTTTTAGATACACAAGTGCTAATGCTGCGCTCCTCCTAACATTGTCATTCTCGTCTTGTAATGTTCACCAAAATTTCTATGATTTTCAGATGGGGATTGATTATTTATTTGAAACTTCTTTGAATTAGAATTAGCAAGGGTTTTCAGATGCTTTTTGGAGAATTCACAAGTATCTGACACTGTTGATGGATTGCCTAAATAGCTCAACTAGTTTTATTTTTTCGGTGTATTACACGGAGAGTTATATCTATCATCTCCACATAATACACTGAAAATTCAAAATTTTTATGTTAGGCAATATTTCGCCAACGGTATCAGTAACACGGCTCCATACCAGATAAAGTTAATTGTTTTCGCCATCACAACCGTAGGTAATTGTTAATTGTTCGGTTTGTAACCAATCACCTCACAAAATTCCTAGTCGTCTAGTAATGAAAACATCATAAAAGCTCCTCTAAAGTAGGAAATAATAGCTTTTCTGCTTGCTGGCGATCGCTAAAATCTTCCGCTTTCACATCACAAATACAAGTCACATCAGTAATCTGACCGCGCAAACACTGTACACTCTGAATCACTAAATAAGCTGCAAATGTAGCTATCAGCACTGCCACAATTAAACTGATCACACCATCAGCCCAAGTCCAATTTAACCAGATGACGGCGATCGCTGCTAATACTGCCCCCACTGAACTAACTATATCTGCTAGCAGATGCAGTAAAGCTCCTCTCATGTTGAGGTCATGATGACTACATTTGTGCAGACACTTGGCGTTAAAACCGTTCACAAGTAGACCAATCAGAGCAGTTGCTAACATCGGTACACCATGAATCTCTATGGTAGGAGATTGCAAATGCACCAGAGCTTCTTGAATTATCCAGCCAGCAACAGCCGCTAAACTAATGCCATTAATCAAGGCTGCTAGGACTTCTAAGCGATAGCGTCTAAGTATGCTTTTCTGGGATATAGATTGAGATAACCAGGCTGCAACTAGTGCTAAACCTAACGCTGCTACATCCGAAAAAATGTGTTCAGCATCAGCTAAAAGCGATAAGCTATGGCTCCAAATTCCCATCACTAGTTCTATGCAAAAAAAAATACTAAGTAAAAGTAAGGCAGTCCAAAGAGCCTGAACTTTCTTCTCCACTGGGGTTGATGACATTGCAACTAACCCTCTGGCTTGTTTTATAGAACCTATTTGGGATCTATCGAAAGTATCGACTGCTAAATGCCTCTTAAGACCGTTTGTCGCTTTGTAAAAACAAAACCCCTTTGAGTCTGATTTGGAATTGCCAGTTTTTTTCACTGCCTGTGAGTCAATGATCATTAAGGTTGTCCACAATATTTACTTTATAAAAAGTCTCTTATCAAATTAGTTTTAATTTATCAAGAGCTAATTTGTATTATTCAAATTAACTTCTAGAGGCTAGTCATTAAGTTAAAAGTTAACACATCCATCGAAAGATAGATAGTTTTTGTCTTCCTATTGTTCAGGCTAAAAATAAAGCTCTCAATAGTAAATTAGCTAATATTTATATCATCAATATAATTTTTACTAATATAAAAGTCTCTAGTGTAAATTAGCAAATGCTCATACAATAAACTGTTAGTTGCTGCTGGTAGCAACTCGGTTTTCATTGACTAAAATTTCAGAGTTATTAGGTGAAGGTAAAGCAAAAATTTTAAATTTTTGTTTGAGATTTTTGATTTACTCTACGCAATAAACTTGGCAAACTATTAGGTATCAAGGAATAATGTTAAAACGTCGCACAATACTGGTTGGTTTAACAGTGTTAGGCTTTACCCTAGCCGTAGGGACAAAGGCCTATGGACAATCTACTACCGGGCCAGATGCTTGGCAGACTGTCTACAATGATGCTGTTGCTGGGGCAACAACAACAATTTCAGTTCCCCTTTTGGGCCTTTTATTATCACTTGTCCTAAACATCTTCTTCAACTTGGCAGGTTTTTGGGGCGGTTAATTCTTTGTCTCATATCTCAACAGAAAAATAGTCGAAATAGGGACTATTGCAGTGTAGTTTTTCGGCAATTAATCAGCCTGCATAGATGCTTTGCGTCTTATTGCTAGACATTGCCTCCACACATCTTGCATTCATCAACGCAGATTTTCCCGTAACCAAATATTCCGTAACCCGTGAGGAGTCTTCTTTGTATGTTCAAACCTCGCACAATTCTTAGTGCCTTAACTGCGATTATCCTAGCATTTGCGATCAGCACACAGATATATATACAACCCGCAGTAGCTGCTGGAGGAACGTGCAATCCAACATTGCTAAACCTACCTATATGCCCAAGTACAGCACCTTCTTCCTCAGCTAGTTTCATTGACCCAACGGCAATAATCACCAATCCCACAAATATAACCTTGGGAGAAAAAGTCTATATTGCCCCATTTGCCCAGTTAGATGCTACTAATGGGTCTATTAGCATTGCAGCAGATTCTAATGCTCAAGACCAGGTGAGAATCATCGCTTCGGGAACGGGAGTGCAGATTGGTGAGCGTGTGATTATGGCACATATGGCCGTTATCAAAGGTGCAGCTAAAATTGCTACTCAAGGTTCAACCGGGCCTTTTACTGACCCAGTTACCAATACTCAGTTTAGTAACACTGTTCCAGAGACATTTCTCGCTTTCAACTGTGAAATAGATGGTGCAACTGTAGAAAGAAACACAGTAGTCAACTTTCTGGCGCGGGTTGGCCCTGGTGTGACCTTACCTGCGGGTAAAGTTGTCTTGCCTGGTAAAAACGTCACAACTAACCTAGAAGCTAGTAGTGGTGCTTTAGGGAAAGTGGCAAACTTGACCCAAGCCGACGTTGCATTAATGGAAGGCATCATTGAAGTCAATGAAGCATTTGCTAAAGGTTACACAGACTTAGCTAGAGCAGACTTGACCAACGTCACAGGAATTAATTATGCTCCCTTCACCTCGTTTAATTCTGGAAGTTTGCCGCAGATAGGTGGAAGTCAAACTCGTGATCCGAACTATCGTAACCGCATCATCGGCAACATCACTTTCCAAGACTCTTTAGCAACCCTCAACAACAAACTAGGTAATAGAATTTCGCTGCGTGCTGATGAGGGTGAACCTTTTAATGTTGGACAAATTGCTGGGATGGCAAACGATGTTGTCTTTCATGCTTTAGAAACAACTAGCTTGACTCTTGGTAATGGTATTGGTTATGGGCCTCGCGCTCTAGTTCATGGCGGTAGGCAGGTTGTCAATGGTGTTGCTAATGGGCCTGAAACCAGTGTCGGTAATAACGTAGGGTTGGGGCCAAACTCTGTTATACCATTTCACGAAAAATCTGATACAGATGTAAACCCTAAAATCCTTGCTACATCTAAGTTTTTTAATTGCGAATTGCGAATTGCGAATTGTGAATTGGTATTATATTCCGTGCCAGCGTTGGCGAAAGATCAGCACTTGGACAAAGAAGCGCAGTCTTTAATTCGACAATAGCTCCCAGAACACATATCAGGTCTCGAACAATTTACGCCGATAACGGCAACCTAATTTTACCTGTGGAGTGGTAAGCAACTGACTTTTGCGTAACTTATGAATCGGAAAATATTGTCGTTAATCCAATTACAATGCCTACGATTGCTTGTGCTGTTCACTTTGATATTCGGACTGATATTAAGTGTTGATGGCGGTTCAACTGTAGCTGCTGAAATCCCCTCAAATCAGTCTGAAGTGTTACAACCTCCAATCACTGGACTGGTTTCTACATTGTCGGATGAAGTCGAGGAATTACCATCAGACTTAATTCGCTGGTCAACCTACTGGCAACTTTGTTGGCAACCATATCCTGAAGCTAAAGCATACGAACTACAAACGGTGCTTGCGGAAGGGAAATCTCCCAAGTTAAAACGCCAAAGCGATCGCTGCTTTCGGTTACAAGTTGCATCTAATGAAAACCAAAAATCACAAGGATTACTCAACCGTGATTTAATCTTGTTAATGCACAAGATTCAGCTTGGTTATCGAGTGCGTGCTGTTTTAGATAGTAACCGTGTCAGTGAATGGTCTCAAGTCATGGCAGTT contains:
- a CDS encoding PqqD family peptide modification chaperone, with the translated sequence MSAQLIISEHSRVEASKEQVYSELQGEAVILDIKSGVYYGLNQVGASVWNLIQVPKTVKEIQAALLAEYEVEPEICDREVRVLLEDLAAKGLININNDAPV
- a CDS encoding cation diffusion facilitator family transporter; the encoded protein is MSSTPVEKKVQALWTALLLLSIFFCIELVMGIWSHSLSLLADAEHIFSDVAALGLALVAAWLSQSISQKSILRRYRLEVLAALINGISLAAVAGWIIQEALVHLQSPTIEIHGVPMLATALIGLLVNGFNAKCLHKCSHHDLNMRGALLHLLADIVSSVGAVLAAIAVIWLNWTWADGVISLIVAVLIATFAAYLVIQSVQCLRGQITDVTCICDVKAEDFSDRQQAEKLLFPTLEELL
- a CDS encoding acetyltransferase, yielding MFKPRTILSALTAIILAFAISTQIYIQPAVAAGGTCNPTLLNLPICPSTAPSSSASFIDPTAIITNPTNITLGEKVYIAPFAQLDATNGSISIAADSNAQDQVRIIASGTGVQIGERVIMAHMAVIKGAAKIATQGSTGPFTDPVTNTQFSNTVPETFLAFNCEIDGATVERNTVVNFLARVGPGVTLPAGKVVLPGKNVTTNLEASSGALGKVANLTQADVALMEGIIEVNEAFAKGYTDLARADLTNVTGINYAPFTSFNSGSLPQIGGSQTRDPNYRNRIIGNITFQDSLATLNNKLGNRISLRADEGEPFNVGQIAGMANDVVFHALETTSLTLGNGIGYGPRALVHGGRQVVNGVANGPETSVGNNVGLGPNSVIPFHEKSDTDVNPKILATSKFFNCELRIANCELVLYSVPALAKDQHLDKEAQSLIRQ
- a CDS encoding lasso peptide biosynthesis B2 protein, yielding MTRLFKFLRLSNCNRYLLIKTLILLGLVNGGLWLLPFSTLRRILDRIGQPNPKASLTPVHKIIWAVDVSTNFIPGAKCLARALTCQVLMNQRGDAPELRIGVTKDEEGKLKAHAWLEHQGKVVIGYLSNLSSYTPLPTLPRSLL
- a CDS encoding lasso peptide isopeptide bond-forming cyclase; translation: MSGIVGIYHLNGKPVDREQLTLMVDAIAHRGLDGADIWFSGSIGLGHRMLWTTPESLQEKLPMLNSTGNLVLTADVRIDNRDELISALQIQHYPAEKVTDSYLILAAYEKWGEHCPRYLIGDFAFAIWDQRQQQLFCARDAMGVKPLYYYRFGQTLIFASEIKALLTFPGVPCQINEAMVADYLAKILFCGRKEDSFYSEIRELRAAESLTINPHRTEIKSYWSPDLNYEIRLSSDEQYVEAFREIFIEAVNCRLRSAFPIGSTLSGGLDSSSIACTARQLLAPGGRHKLHTFSAIFPSLAEISPKIDERPYMAAVLAQDGYQPHHVHADQLSPLMDVDQVYWHGEEPIPAPNFYMDWAVFKAASEQNVRVLFTGIDGDTTITYGFQYLSELAASFQWLKLLEESKTLAKVWRKSTRHVFWNYGLKSVVPESIVGVIQKVRGNYQADNYLTESLSLLNPDFAQQVKMAERIQSETVKSLMDQKSSISAREAHWLSLNNGSVRYALQWLDKTAAAFGLEARHPFCDRRLIEFCLAIPSSQKLHKGWTRSILRRAMEGILPREVQWRQGKGNLGANFRLRLLEDEKATLEQVIFQEPHLIEKYVNIPALKTAYSRYIAEPNTADAESVDIFVAVNLALWIKQSGVTAI